The following proteins come from a genomic window of Neofelis nebulosa isolate mNeoNeb1 chromosome 5, mNeoNeb1.pri, whole genome shotgun sequence:
- the CLDN17 gene encoding claudin-17: protein MAFYPLQIAGLALGFLGMVGTLATTLLPQWRVSAFVGSNIIVFERLWEGLWMNCVRQAKVRLQCKFYGSLLALPPVLEAARALMCVAVALSLIALLLGICGMKHIRCTGSNERAKAYLLGTSGALFILTGIFVLIPVCWTANIIIRDFYDPAIHVGQKRELGAALFLGWASTAIVFIGGGLLCGFCCCNRKKPRHRYPAPGYCVPHTEKRRNVASTSYV, encoded by the coding sequence ATGGCATTCTATCCCCTGCAGATTGCTGGTCTGGCTCTTGGCTTCCTTGGCATGGTCGGGACTCTTGCCACAACCCTCCTGCCCCAGTGGAGGGTATCGGCTTTCGTTGGCAGCAACATCATCGTTTTTGAAAGGCTCTGGGAAGGGCTCTGGATGAACTGCGTCCGACAAGCCAAGGTCCGGCTGCAGTGCAAGTTCTACGGCTCTTTGTTGGCTCTCCCACCTGTCCTAGAGGCAGCCAGGGCCCTCATGTGTGTCGCCGTCGCTCTCTCGCTCATCGCTCTGCTTCTTGGCATCTGCGGCATGAAGCACATCCGGTGCACGGGCTCCAACGAGAGGGCCAAAGCCTACCTTCTGGGGACCTCCGGGGCCCTCTTCATCCTGACCGGCATCTTCGTTCTGATTCCTGTGTGCTGGACGGCCAACATCATCATCAGGGATTTCTACGACCCAGCCATCCACGTGGGGCAGAAACGAGAACTGGGAGCAGCCCTCTTCCTCGGCTGGGCCAGCACCGCCATCGTCTTCATCGGAGGTGGTTTGCTCTGCGGGTTCTGCTGTTGCAACAGAAAGAAGCCGAGACACCGATACCCAGCCCCGGGATACTGCGTGCCCCACACGGAGAAGCGGAGGAACGTGGCCTCCACCAGCTATGTCTAG